In the Candidatus Electrothrix sp. GW3-4 genome, one interval contains:
- a CDS encoding SH3 domain-containing protein, whose translation MRHRKKQLFRTVKAAAFFFIVSFVVLSSIAIESATARMVAVKNDNVNMRSGPSLEKQVLWKLGVGFPLKVLKKSGTWLKVKDFESTVGWVHKNVVHRSGHMVVKAQKKNKGKINIRKKPSTKAKVIAKAYYGVVFKTLEQRKGWAKVQHGQVKGWVKRSLLWGF comes from the coding sequence ATGAGGCACAGAAAAAAACAACTCTTTCGTACGGTCAAGGCAGCAGCCTTTTTTTTTATAGTTAGTTTTGTTGTACTGAGTAGCATCGCGATAGAATCGGCCACGGCAAGAATGGTTGCTGTGAAGAATGATAATGTCAATATGCGCTCCGGTCCCAGTTTGGAAAAGCAAGTCCTCTGGAAACTTGGTGTTGGTTTTCCGCTCAAGGTCTTGAAAAAATCCGGTACGTGGCTCAAGGTCAAAGATTTTGAGAGCACCGTTGGGTGGGTGCATAAAAATGTGGTCCACCGCTCAGGGCACATGGTCGTGAAGGCGCAAAAGAAGAATAAGGGGAAAATCAATATCCGTAAGAAACCCAGCACCAAGGCAAAGGTTATCGCCAAGGCCTATTATGGGGTTGTATTTAAGACCCTTGAGCAACGCAAAGGGTGGGCTAAGGTTCAGCACGGTCAGGTTAAAGGCTGGGTCAAGCGTTCCTTGCTGTGGGGGTTTTGA